In Hyphomicrobiales bacterium, a single window of DNA contains:
- a CDS encoding SCP-2 sterol transfer family protein: MAELFSAEWMAGFREAWNAEPALAGELAKIGFNSTIGYGFKGEPTPRGVLVIENGTATHGGAFDGEEVNWDLRADQGTWEGWIRKPPGMMGLGMAYTSKKLQFAIGDYAAMIKDPRMAGPFMKSFAVMADVS, translated from the coding sequence GTGGCAGAACTGTTTTCCGCGGAATGGATGGCCGGTTTCCGCGAAGCCTGGAACGCCGAACCGGCGCTCGCTGGCGAACTCGCCAAGATCGGTTTCAACTCCACCATCGGATATGGCTTCAAGGGTGAGCCGACGCCGCGCGGTGTGCTTGTGATCGAGAACGGCACCGCAACCCACGGCGGCGCCTTCGATGGCGAGGAAGTCAACTGGGATCTGCGTGCCGATCAGGGCACCTGGGAAGGCTGGATCCGCAAGCCGCCCGGAATGATGGGTCTCGGCATGGCCTACACGTCGAAGAAGCTGCAGTTCGCCATCGGCGACTACGCGGCGATGATCAAGGACCCGCGTATGGCCGGTCCGTTCATGAAAAGCTTCGCCGTGATGGCAGACGTATCATGA
- a CDS encoding acriflavin resistance protein — MTDTTENKNEEATGAEGAAAAPSAVQHALGMAGSMAQTFIHSPLSPLFLICCLAAGILGLAVTPRQEDPQISVPMVDIFFQYEGASTEQVSSLAVDPLERMMSEIPGVKHVYSASDRGQGMVTVQFEVGEKMEPSLVKLYDKLYSNLDKIPPGVSEPLVKPKGVDDVPVVTITMWSDSIDDAGLRLLGLEVLQRMKEVPNTSQSFIVGGRSEEMRVEVIPERLSGYGISLDQIAGTITSANQRKRVGASEIDGRSFDIFSGDFLRHATDLEHLIVGTFNGNPVYLRDVAIVTEGPGEGANVVQYFTGPAASDDARKIPQGAPAVTIAVAKKTGSNGVTVADAILEKVEALKGRVIPDNVEVALTRNYGETANEKVNELIFKLFVATGAVTVLIWMFLGFRAAIVVLIVIPVVILVTVFSAWILGYTIDRVSLFALIFSIGILVDDAIVVVENIYRRWLIKGEVDTPTTVDAVREVGNPTILATFTVIAALLPMGFVSGMMGPYMEPIPALGSVAMLFSLIAAFVFTPWLAYRIRPSLSKLNKAQEKEHKQAEALGKFYNGLLVPFMKNPGMNRMLRWGVWVIFGLSCLLFYTTHVAVKMLPFDNKPEFNVVVNMPEGTALATTANVTQELTNRLLQIPEVTAIQTYAGTASPFNFNGLVRHYYLRQRPWEADIQIQLLNKSDRDRSSHQIAVEARAALDEIAAKSGARVAVIEMPPGPPVLQTLVAEVYGPNPEMRRQVAQDLTHLFEQAPKVVDVDNYIADTHNIWHFTIDRQKALLKGVSIESVNRQLAMALGGFKLGDAKLGHELEPRYIVLQAPLDIRSQISRLGEVPIRTQAGTFVPLAEIGRFESVPKEPLIYHKDLRPIEYVTGDVAGRLGAPIYGMLEVGDLLKDYRTPDGKELAAHWIGPPEDNFASAFEWTGEWTVTYETFRDMGIAFAAAMVLIYMLVVWEFGNFRLPGIIMAPIPLTLIGIVPGHWILGAEFTATSMIGFIALAGIIVRNSILLVDFSRQAVEQGVDVQEAVVQACRTRTRPIMITAFALLAGSSVIITDPIFQGMAISLMFGGMVSTLLTLIMIPLACVRTRTAIVESIEAEHQRRGESACVAMTPAQYDVADEEPGLFARLASWGPVAVVIMWVTMAFYALRALPFFLWLAIKEGAKGIAARFRRPPEPATTTTPPAAPVASPAPAAPAAAPVAEVAPQPVAPKPAAAKAKPAEKKSETATPKTAAKKATAKPAASKPAPAAKDTPEPETEPATESAEEAPAEKPTTTAKRGTTKRTATTRAPSKKVTAKPAPKKHPATRSAPAKKKPATTRTRRKTEDK, encoded by the coding sequence ATGACCGACACGACGGAAAATAAGAACGAAGAAGCGACCGGCGCGGAAGGCGCTGCCGCCGCACCGTCTGCCGTGCAACACGCGCTCGGCATGGCCGGTTCGATGGCGCAGACCTTCATCCATTCGCCGCTGTCGCCGCTGTTCCTGATCTGCTGTCTTGCTGCCGGCATTCTCGGCCTCGCCGTGACGCCGCGCCAGGAAGACCCGCAGATCTCCGTCCCCATGGTCGACATCTTCTTCCAGTATGAAGGTGCCTCGACCGAACAGGTTTCCAGCCTTGCCGTCGATCCGCTCGAGCGGATGATGAGCGAGATCCCGGGCGTCAAGCACGTCTACTCCGCCTCCGACCGCGGCCAGGGCATGGTCACGGTGCAGTTCGAGGTCGGCGAGAAGATGGAGCCCTCGCTCGTCAAGCTCTACGACAAGCTCTATTCCAACCTCGACAAGATTCCGCCCGGCGTCTCCGAGCCGCTGGTCAAGCCGAAGGGCGTCGACGACGTCCCCGTCGTCACCATCACCATGTGGTCCGACAGCATCGACGATGCCGGCCTGCGCCTGCTCGGTCTCGAGGTGCTGCAGCGCATGAAGGAGGTGCCGAACACCTCGCAGAGCTTCATCGTCGGCGGCCGCTCCGAGGAAATGCGCGTCGAGGTCATCCCCGAACGTCTGTCCGGCTACGGCATCAGCCTCGATCAGATCGCCGGCACCATCACCTCTGCCAACCAGCGCAAGCGCGTCGGCGCCTCGGAAATCGACGGCCGCAGCTTCGATATCTTCTCCGGCGACTTCCTGCGCCACGCGACCGATCTTGAACATCTGATCGTCGGCACCTTCAACGGCAACCCGGTCTATCTGCGCGACGTCGCCATCGTCACCGAAGGTCCCGGCGAAGGCGCCAATGTGGTGCAGTATTTCACCGGCCCGGCAGCGTCCGACGACGCCCGCAAGATCCCGCAAGGCGCGCCGGCGGTGACCATCGCGGTGGCCAAGAAGACCGGCTCGAACGGCGTCACCGTCGCCGATGCGATCCTCGAAAAGGTCGAAGCCCTGAAGGGCCGCGTGATCCCCGACAATGTCGAGGTCGCGCTGACCCGCAACTACGGCGAGACCGCCAACGAGAAGGTCAACGAACTGATCTTCAAGCTGTTCGTGGCGACCGGCGCGGTTACCGTGCTGATCTGGATGTTCCTCGGCTTCCGCGCCGCGATCGTGGTGCTGATCGTCATCCCGGTGGTCATCCTGGTCACCGTCTTCTCGGCCTGGATCCTCGGCTACACCATCGACCGCGTGTCGCTGTTCGCGCTGATCTTCTCGATCGGCATATTGGTCGACGACGCCATCGTCGTCGTCGAGAACATCTACCGGCGCTGGCTGATCAAGGGCGAGGTCGACACCCCGACCACCGTCGATGCGGTGCGCGAAGTCGGCAACCCGACCATTCTCGCCACCTTCACCGTCATCGCAGCCCTGCTGCCGATGGGCTTCGTGTCCGGCATGATGGGCCCCTATATGGAGCCGATCCCGGCGCTTGGCTCGGTCGCGATGCTGTTCTCGCTGATCGCCGCCTTCGTCTTCACCCCGTGGCTCGCCTACCGTATCCGCCCCTCGCTTTCCAAGCTGAACAAGGCGCAGGAGAAGGAGCACAAGCAGGCTGAGGCACTCGGCAAGTTCTACAACGGCCTCTTGGTTCCGTTCATGAAGAACCCCGGCATGAACCGGATGCTGCGCTGGGGCGTGTGGGTGATCTTCGGGCTGTCCTGCCTGCTCTTCTACACCACCCATGTGGCGGTGAAGATGCTGCCCTTCGACAACAAGCCCGAATTCAACGTCGTCGTGAACATGCCTGAAGGCACGGCGCTGGCAACCACGGCGAACGTCACCCAGGAACTGACCAACCGGCTGCTGCAGATCCCCGAAGTGACGGCGATCCAGACCTATGCCGGCACCGCTTCGCCGTTCAACTTCAACGGCCTCGTGCGCCACTACTATCTGCGCCAGCGTCCGTGGGAAGCCGACATCCAGATCCAGCTTCTCAACAAGAGCGACCGCGACCGTTCGAGCCACCAGATCGCCGTCGAGGCGCGTGCCGCGCTCGACGAGATCGCAGCCAAGTCCGGCGCGCGCGTCGCCGTCATCGAGATGCCGCCCGGACCGCCGGTGCTGCAGACGCTGGTCGCCGAGGTCTATGGCCCGAATCCGGAAATGCGCCGCCAGGTCGCGCAGGACCTCACTCACCTCTTCGAGCAGGCGCCGAAGGTCGTCGACGTCGACAACTACATCGCCGACACCCACAACATCTGGCACTTCACCATCGACCGGCAGAAGGCGCTGCTGAAGGGCGTCTCGATCGAGAGCGTCAACCGTCAGCTCGCCATGGCGCTCGGCGGCTTCAAGCTCGGCGACGCCAAGCTCGGCCATGAGCTGGAACCGCGCTACATCGTGTTGCAGGCACCGCTCGACATCCGCAGCCAGATTTCGCGCCTCGGCGAAGTGCCGATCCGCACCCAGGCCGGCACCTTCGTCCCGCTGGCCGAAATCGGTCGCTTCGAATCCGTGCCGAAAGAGCCGCTGATCTATCACAAGGATCTGCGCCCGATCGAATACGTCACCGGCGACGTGGCCGGCCGCCTCGGCGCGCCGATCTACGGCATGCTCGAAGTCGGCGACCTGTTGAAGGATTACCGCACGCCGGACGGCAAGGAACTCGCCGCTCACTGGATCGGCCCCCCGGAAGACAACTTCGCCTCGGCCTTTGAATGGACCGGCGAGTGGACCGTCACCTACGAAACGTTCCGCGACATGGGCATCGCGTTTGCCGCTGCCATGGTGCTGATCTACATGCTCGTGGTCTGGGAATTCGGCAATTTCCGCCTGCCCGGCATCATCATGGCGCCGATCCCGCTGACCCTCATCGGCATCGTGCCCGGCCACTGGATCCTCGGCGCGGAATTCACCGCCACCTCGATGATCGGCTTCATCGCGCTCGCCGGCATCATCGTGCGCAACTCGATCCTTCTGGTCGACTTCTCGCGCCAGGCGGTCGAACAGGGCGTCGACGTCCAGGAAGCCGTCGTGCAGGCCTGCCGCACCCGGACACGGCCGATCATGATCACCGCCTTCGCACTGCTCGCCGGTTCGAGCGTCATCATCACCGACCCGATCTTCCAGGGCATGGCGATCTCGCTGATGTTCGGCGGCATGGTCTCGACCCTTTTGACGCTGATCATGATCCCGCTGGCCTGCGTGCGCACCCGCACCGCGATCGTCGAAAGCATCGAGGCCGAACACCAGCGCCGTGGCGAAAGCGCCTGCGTGGCGATGACCCCGGCGCAATACGACGTGGCTGATGAAGAACCCGGTCTCTTCGCCCGTCTCGCGAGCTGGGGCCCGGTCGCCGTCGTGATCATGTGGGTCACCATGGCCTTCTACGCCCTGCGCGCCCTGCCGTTCTTCCTGTGGCTGGCAATCAAGGAAGGCGCCAAGGGTATCGCCGCCCGCTTCCGCCGGCCGCCCGAGCCGGCCACGACGACGACGCCTCCCGCCGCCCCCGTGGCGTCGCCGGCACCTGCTGCACCTGCAGCCGCTCCGGTCGCCGAAGTAGCGCCGCAACCCGTAGCGCCGAAACCGGCCGCGGCAAAAGCCAAACCGGCTGAAAAGAAG
- a CDS encoding efflux RND transporter periplasmic adaptor subunit → MSNTRSFATPAALAVLLATSSIGLAADYETAMVEVTAVGDAAVVGATVVPYKEVVVSAMVPGQIRFLAGHEGDRFKANTLLVQIDDDDLQAKRRAASAAVMAARSAIDQANVQYSRELVSPRINRSMSQPTGFGVPSMFDSFFTRPFSNAMGLSNPWVERYADLQGQVSGLNQANSSYLQARAALDEIDTKIRDARLFTPFDGVITAKMVEVGDNAQPGQPLMRFAYVDFLRLQAEVPVRLVASLRKGQFLPARLDVGSGILVDARVSQIYPIADQARHTVTVKLDLPQGVPGGPGMYAEIRIPDHTTDARSLPTVPRKSLVQRGSLFGVYVLEDGRPSLKMVRVGGDAGEGRVSVLSGLKGGEQVIVNPSSDLGSHNARQTAGD, encoded by the coding sequence ATGAGCAACACCCGCTCGTTCGCCACACCGGCTGCCCTTGCTGTTTTGCTCGCGACGTCGAGTATCGGCCTTGCTGCCGACTACGAAACGGCAATGGTCGAGGTTACCGCGGTCGGCGACGCCGCCGTCGTCGGGGCGACGGTGGTGCCGTACAAGGAAGTGGTCGTCTCGGCGATGGTGCCGGGACAGATCCGCTTCCTGGCGGGCCACGAAGGCGACCGTTTCAAGGCGAATACCCTGCTCGTCCAGATCGACGACGACGACCTGCAGGCCAAGCGCCGCGCAGCATCCGCCGCCGTGATGGCCGCACGCTCCGCCATCGATCAGGCCAATGTGCAGTATTCGCGCGAGCTCGTTTCTCCGCGGATCAACCGCAGCATGAGCCAGCCGACCGGCTTCGGCGTGCCGTCCATGTTCGATTCCTTCTTCACCCGTCCGTTCTCCAACGCGATGGGCCTGTCGAACCCTTGGGTGGAACGCTATGCCGACCTGCAGGGACAGGTGAGCGGCCTCAACCAGGCCAACAGCTCGTACCTGCAGGCCCGTGCCGCGCTTGACGAGATCGACACCAAAATTCGCGATGCCCGCCTCTTTACACCGTTCGATGGCGTGATCACCGCGAAGATGGTCGAGGTCGGCGACAACGCCCAGCCGGGTCAGCCGCTGATGCGTTTTGCCTATGTCGACTTCCTGCGCCTGCAGGCGGAAGTGCCGGTGCGCCTCGTTGCTTCGTTGCGCAAGGGCCAGTTCCTGCCGGCCCGCCTCGATGTCGGCTCCGGCATTCTGGTCGATGCCCGCGTCTCGCAGATCTACCCGATCGCCGATCAGGCCCGCCACACGGTCACGGTCAAGCTCGACCTGCCGCAGGGCGTTCCCGGCGGCCCGGGCATGTATGCCGAGATTCGCATTCCCGATCACACCACCGATGCCCGCAGCCTGCCGACCGTACCGCGCAAGTCGCTGGTCCAGCGCGGCAGCCTGTTCGGTGTCTACGTGCTCGAGGATGGCAGACCATCGCTGAAGATGGTGCGGGTCGGCGGCGACGCCGGCGAGGGACGCGTATCGGTGTTGTCCGGTCTCAAGGGCGGCGAACAGGTGATCGTCAATCCGAGTTCCGATCTCGGCAGCCACAACGCACGTCAAACCGCCGGCGACTGA
- a CDS encoding Fis family transcriptional regulator, protein MLFQPERDIFREMDDLLPLLEAIVSYIDEGVILTDRDGLVLYQNPAAGQLLGHSGNMPLQSLADIKGVDLQDALEKVVARARAAEEESGPVSSLIRFEMQIPVEDDVRDLEFHCCRACEAQGNMRLVIIQDRTNKRQLETLLDRASGDLVTKDPTMLDILDRVEKVAPMQAPVLLQGESGTGKTHIARLLHRLSRRSARPFVEVNCAAIPESLLESELFGHVKGAFTGANQDRQGRFKAADGGTLFLDEIAEIPMHLQAKLLRALQDGAFEPVGSDKSVKVDVRIISASNRHLRELVDQGYFRADLYYRLAVFPLHVPAIRERPGDIPLLLRHFCRQLERRGYPANVQYSPEATNILMNYPWPGNVRELENAIEHAMICSVGNVIRPESLPQDIRAATLGDSGINVRPRSGNGNGNGNGNGVHDERERIEEALANANGNKSLAAKYLGVDRTTLWRKMRRLKLDGAGAAAG, encoded by the coding sequence ATGTTATTTCAGCCGGAGAGGGATATTTTTCGGGAAATGGATGATCTCCTGCCGCTGCTGGAGGCCATCGTTTCATATATTGATGAAGGCGTAATTCTCACCGATCGCGACGGTCTGGTGCTGTATCAGAACCCGGCCGCCGGTCAGTTGCTCGGGCATTCCGGCAACATGCCATTGCAGTCGCTTGCCGATATCAAGGGCGTCGACCTGCAGGACGCGCTGGAAAAAGTCGTTGCGCGTGCACGCGCGGCGGAAGAGGAAAGCGGGCCGGTCTCCAGTCTGATCCGCTTCGAGATGCAGATTCCGGTCGAGGACGATGTCCGCGATCTGGAATTCCATTGCTGCCGGGCGTGCGAGGCGCAGGGCAACATGCGGCTGGTGATCATTCAGGACCGCACCAACAAGCGCCAACTCGAAACCCTGCTCGACCGGGCGAGCGGCGACCTGGTGACCAAGGATCCGACCATGCTCGACATTCTCGACAGGGTCGAGAAGGTCGCGCCGATGCAGGCACCGGTGCTGCTGCAGGGCGAATCGGGGACCGGTAAGACGCATATCGCGCGGCTGCTGCACCGGTTGAGCCGGCGCTCGGCGAGGCCGTTCGTCGAGGTGAACTGTGCGGCGATCCCTGAAAGCCTGCTCGAATCGGAGCTTTTCGGCCATGTGAAGGGCGCCTTCACCGGCGCCAATCAGGACCGGCAGGGACGTTTCAAGGCGGCCGACGGCGGTACGCTGTTTCTCGACGAAATCGCCGAAATTCCCATGCATCTGCAGGCCAAGCTGTTGCGGGCGCTGCAGGATGGTGCCTTCGAGCCGGTCGGCAGCGACAAGTCGGTGAAGGTGGATGTGCGCATCATCAGTGCCTCCAACCGGCATTTGCGCGAACTCGTCGACCAGGGCTATTTCCGCGCCGACCTCTATTACCGGCTGGCGGTGTTCCCGCTGCACGTGCCGGCGATTCGCGAGCGGCCGGGCGATATCCCGCTGCTGCTGCGCCATTTCTGTCGCCAGCTCGAGCGGCGCGGCTACCCGGCCAATGTGCAGTACAGCCCGGAGGCCACCAATATCCTGATGAACTACCCCTGGCCGGGGAATGTGCGCGAGCTGGAAAACGCCATCGAGCACGCGATGATCTGTTCGGTCGGCAACGTCATCCGCCCGGAGAGCCTGCCGCAGGATATCAGGGCGGCAACGCTTGGCGACAGCGGCATCAACGTGCGTCCGAGGTCGGGGAACGGCAATGGCAATGGCAATGGCAATGGCGTCCACGACGAGCGCGAGCGGATCGAGGAAGCGCTGGCCAATGCCAATGGCAACAAGTCTCTGGCGGCGAAATATCTCGGCGTCGACCGCACCACGCTATGGCGCAAGATGCGGCGGCTGAAACTCGACGGGGCGGGTGCGGCGGCGGGCTGA